A region from the Gossypium hirsutum isolate 1008001.06 chromosome A08, Gossypium_hirsutum_v2.1, whole genome shotgun sequence genome encodes:
- the LOC107928253 gene encoding uncharacterized protein, whose product MNGNGNGNGRRRRREVEEMDKGLIWKLPQLKLKEVGKVGPAFGLGAGCGLGFGIGLVGGAGFGPGIPGLQVGFGFGAGCGVGLGFGYGVGRGIAHDEYRTYSNVKSLFGNQHLPMQDEISGLIDELVINTKKVAVAASREIEKWRR is encoded by the exons ATGAACGGAAACGGCAACGGGAACGGCAGGAGGCGGAGAAGAGAAGTGGAAGAAATGGACAAGGGTTTGATTTGGAAACTTCCGCAGCTGAAGTTGAAGGAAGTGGGTAAGGTTGGTCCTGCTTTCGGACTCGGCGCTGGTTGCGGTCTCGGCTTTGGTATCGGCCTCGTTGGAG GTGCTGGCTTTGGTCCTGGAATTCCTGGCTTGCAAGTCGGCTTTGGTTTTGGTGCTGGATGTGGGGTTGGTTTAGGATTTGGCTATGGTGTCGGTAGGGGCATTGCTCATGATGAGTACCGTACATATTCTAATGTTAAAAGCCTATTTGGCAACCAGCATCTTCCTATGCA GGATGAAATCAGTGGCCTAATCGATGAGCTCGTGATTAATACCAAGAAGGTAGCTGTAGCAGCTTCTAGAGAAATTGAGAAGTGGAGAAGATGA